The window TATATTTTCTTTAGCAATTTCAATAGTTTCAGGATCTATATCTGAACCATATATTTGTACTTTTTTTTCATAATCTTCATTTGAAAAAGCTTCATCTCTTACTTCTATCCATTCATTTTCAGTAATAATATTCCATCCTTCAGAAGCAAAATTCCTATTAGCTCCTGGAGCTATATTTCTAGCTATCATAGCTGCTTCTATTAATATAGTTCCTGTTCCACACATAGGATCTAGCAAAGGTCTTTCTCCTCCTACCCATCTTGACAACTTTACAAGAGCTGCTGCCATAGTTTCTTTTATAGGAGCTTCATTTTTTATAGCTCTATATCCTCTTTTATGTAATCCATCTCCACTTGTATCCATCATTACTATAAAAATATCATTGTGAGCTTGTATTTTGATTGCATATAAGGCTCCATCTTCATAAAAATAATCTTTTTTGTATCTTGCTTTCATTTTTTCTACCATAGCTTTTTTTGCTATTTTTTGTATATCTGATTTTGAAAAAAGTTTAGATTTTACAGAACTTACCCAACTAATAGGAAATTCTCCATTTTCAGGAATATAATCAGCCCACTCTATTTTTTTTATATTTCTAAAGAGCTCTTCAAAAGTAACTGCTTTAAATTCTCCCATCTTTACAAATATTCTATCTGCACATCTTAAATGTATATTTGCTCTAACTATATCTTTTACAGTTCCCTCAAATTCTACTCTTCCATTAAATGCTCTCACATTTTCAAATCCAAGCTCTATACATTCATCTTTTACAACACTTTCAAGCCCCATAGTACTTGAAGCTATCAAAGTTATTTTTTCCATTTTTTCTCCTTTTTATTTTTAATAATTTTACTGCTGCTATTATTATTCTTTTTTAGCTGTATTTCATAAATAAGTTTTATTATTCCAAAAACTGGGACTCCAAAAAACATTCCCATAGGTCCCATAAGACTCCCTCCAATAAGTACTGCTACTATTACCCAAAATGTACTCATTCCAACTGTTTCACTTACAATTCTTGGTCCCACAATCCATCCATCTACTGCCTGTCCTATTACCATTGCAAGAAAAAGATATATTATTTTTGAAGGTTCTGCTAAAATTACTAAAAATATAGCAATAGCTCCAGCAACAATAGAACCAACATATGGTATCATATTTCCCATTCCTATCATCAAAGAACTTAACAGAGCATATGGAACTCCTGTAGAAAATAATACTGCAAAAGTTACCACTCCTACGAAAGCAGAAGCTATGATTCTTCCCCATACATAATTTAAAAGAACATTTCTAGATTGATTAAGAAAATCACTCATATATATTCCTTTTTCTTTTCCAAAAATTATAGTAAGAATATTATTTAAAAATTTAATAAAATACTCTTTATCTAATAAAATAAATACTGCAAGAAAAAAACCTATAAAAAATTTACTAAGAGCAACAGTCCACCATACAATATTCAAAAGAACTGATATGCCAAATTCCTGTAAATTTCCTATATTTCTTTTTAATAGATTAATTATATTGTCTTCTATCTGTTTTTCTCCAATTATAAGTAATTCTTTTTCTTTAAGAAAATCAAGAACTCTTTTTATAAGATTTCCTAACTGTTCTTGCATATGAGGAAGTTTATTATATAATTCTTTAAAACTTTTCCCCAATTGCGGCAATATAAGACCCACAAATCCTATGACCCCTATTATTACTAATACAATGACTATTGATACAGATACCCAACGTTTAAGCTTAAATCTATTTTCTATTTTACTAACTAAAGGTT of the Fusobacterium sp. genome contains:
- a CDS encoding class I SAM-dependent RNA methyltransferase; this encodes MEKITLIASSTMGLESVVKDECIELGFENVRAFNGRVEFEGTVKDIVRANIHLRCADRIFVKMGEFKAVTFEELFRNIKKIEWADYIPENGEFPISWVSSVKSKLFSKSDIQKIAKKAMVEKMKARYKKDYFYEDGALYAIKIQAHNDIFIVMMDTSGDGLHKRGYRAIKNEAPIKETMAAALVKLSRWVGGERPLLDPMCGTGTILIEAAMIARNIAPGANRNFASEGWNIITENEWIEVRDEAFSNEDYEKKVQIYGSDIDPETIEIAKENIRKAGVEDDITLECKNFLDIEMEARQGCLITNPPYGDRLLDEKAVERLYGLLGDICRMRIPKWSYYIITSYEEFEKCFGEKASKNRKLYNGGIKCYYYQYYGENNGKNNKK
- a CDS encoding AI-2E family transporter → MEKKWTFLKFLGAGIILILIQSFFQKYDAFKDIYSTYIGYLIPMIYALFISIFLEPLVSKIENRFKLKRWVSVSIVIVLVIIGVIGFVGLILPQLGKSFKELYNKLPHMQEQLGNLIKRVLDFLKEKELLIIGEKQIEDNIINLLKRNIGNLQEFGISVLLNIVWWTVALSKFFIGFFLAVFILLDKEYFIKFLNNILTIIFGKEKGIYMSDFLNQSRNVLLNYVWGRIIASAFVGVVTFAVLFSTGVPYALLSSLMIGMGNMIPYVGSIVAGAIAIFLVILAEPSKIIYLFLAMVIGQAVDGWIVGPRIVSETVGMSTFWVIVAVLIGGSLMGPMGMFFGVPVFGIIKLIYEIQLKKNNNSSSKIIKNKKEKKWKK